In Hymenobacter sublimis, a single genomic region encodes these proteins:
- a CDS encoding carboxypeptidase-like regulatory domain-containing protein: MKTSFVSGALLGFSLLVAGPQLPVQAGSTPNRGTVSGRLFDGQTQEPIPHSYVVVLRASDGRLMKSVETDAQGHFRATGLPLGRYVVRTTVLGYHALRPAVTLHQARTQHALGTMVLVPVTMPQVARADRQAWAKRTAAVAAVEPRRPVVRTRS, translated from the coding sequence ATGAAAACTTCCTTTGTTTCCGGTGCCCTGCTGGGCTTTTCCCTTCTCGTTGCGGGCCCTCAACTGCCTGTGCAGGCCGGCTCCACTCCGAACCGCGGTACGGTATCGGGCCGCCTTTTCGATGGGCAAACCCAGGAGCCCATTCCGCACTCCTACGTGGTGGTGCTGCGGGCCTCCGATGGACGCCTGATGAAATCAGTAGAAACCGATGCCCAGGGCCATTTTCGGGCGACGGGCCTGCCCCTGGGCCGCTACGTGGTGCGCACCACGGTACTGGGTTACCACGCCCTTCGGCCCGCCGTGACTTTGCACCAGGCCCGCACCCAGCATGCGCTGGGCACCATGGTGCTAGTACCAGTAACCATGCCTCAGGTAGCCCGCGCCGACCGGCAGGCCTGGGCCAAGCGCACTGCCGCCGTAGCAGCCGTTGAGCCGCGCCGCCCAGTAGTGCGCACCCGGTCTTAG
- a CDS encoding TonB-dependent receptor domain-containing protein, with the protein MTTSLSSGRALRGLGFLAMLFPLAAAAQQQPAGSISGTLLDQANGQPLPFTNVVVLRAQDSSFVAGAETAENGRFALEKLGMGNYLLKASAVGYQGLHRTVALTSATPTLQLGPMKLKSTATQLAGVTVQGERAAVQESLDKKVINVEKDLSSVGGTAVNVLQNVPSVTVAPDGTVSMRGSSNITILIDGKPSNSANSGAGGNRLEQIPASSIERVEVVTNPSARYDAAGAGGVLNIILKKQKKDGWNGQAVLNVGTRDKYNTSLSLNRRTGKLNVFGSFDLRDDHYRSRMWSDQYTTLENRSLRTYQQGTNLRHSKSYNGRLGFDYTLPAGQSLTFTLEPNFNRSRNTGNQLATLSGDTTARIGSTFGVTENIDNIDASVDYRRTWEAHKGRELTGSVNYTFLNADVVVAQRNTEGSPDLREWQQDLDVRLNAVAGQLDYVHPLGEKARVDAGFKGQYQRNGGTDDFLRQQADGPAFDRLPDRSYEYTFRELTQAAYATYQQEINKWRMQGGLRAEYTHTSGEVLNGNGPFRLRYLNLFPSATVERTLPGKDQRVKLSYSRRLNRPGFMQLLAFPLYQDQRSYRIGNPTLRPEYINAFELGHQVSMGQASLTSTLFYRHTDNTIQRLVRVDEEATQRYGAGAVITAQYVRNFGQATSYGAEVSLNQPLAKWWRLTASGSLFQNTVTAATGNEANRRIVSGTARVMNSFTPTPKLDMQLTGNYRAAAVTAQGRVAPVGSVDVALRQRLFTDRAALTLRVSDIFNTQRNRSESFTENFRAEYYNKWESRVGYLGFSWYLGSNKPPKKIENQPQGGGGGFGG; encoded by the coding sequence ATGACTACCTCCCTGTCTTCCGGCCGGGCCCTGCGGGGCCTGGGGTTCCTCGCTATGCTCTTTCCCCTGGCCGCCGCGGCCCAGCAGCAACCAGCTGGCTCCATTTCTGGCACCCTGCTCGACCAAGCCAACGGGCAGCCGCTACCCTTCACCAACGTCGTCGTGCTGCGGGCTCAGGATTCGAGCTTCGTGGCCGGGGCCGAAACCGCTGAGAATGGCCGGTTTGCGCTGGAGAAGCTGGGCATGGGTAACTACCTGCTGAAAGCTTCGGCGGTGGGCTACCAGGGTCTGCACCGCACGGTAGCCCTCACCAGCGCCACACCTACCCTGCAACTGGGCCCCATGAAGCTAAAATCTACCGCTACCCAGCTGGCTGGCGTAACGGTGCAGGGCGAGCGGGCTGCCGTGCAGGAAAGCCTAGACAAGAAGGTAATTAACGTAGAAAAAGACCTGAGCAGCGTGGGCGGCACGGCCGTAAACGTGCTCCAAAACGTGCCCTCCGTAACGGTAGCCCCCGATGGCACCGTGAGCATGCGCGGCTCCTCCAACATCACCATTCTCATTGATGGCAAGCCCAGCAACTCAGCCAACAGCGGGGCCGGCGGCAACCGCCTAGAGCAGATTCCGGCCAGCAGCATTGAGCGGGTGGAAGTTGTCACGAACCCCTCGGCCCGCTACGATGCCGCCGGGGCCGGTGGGGTGCTCAACATCATCCTGAAAAAGCAGAAAAAAGACGGCTGGAACGGCCAAGCCGTGCTGAACGTGGGCACCCGCGACAAGTATAATACCAGCCTGAGCCTCAACCGCCGCACGGGCAAGCTCAACGTGTTTGGCTCCTTCGACCTGCGCGACGACCACTACCGCAGCCGCATGTGGAGCGACCAGTACACGACCCTGGAAAACCGCAGTCTGCGTACCTACCAGCAGGGCACCAACCTGCGCCACAGCAAGAGCTACAATGGCCGCTTGGGTTTCGACTACACACTCCCCGCGGGCCAGTCGTTGACTTTCACGCTGGAACCCAACTTTAACCGCAGCCGCAACACCGGCAACCAATTGGCCACCCTTAGCGGCGACACTACGGCCCGGATTGGCAGCACCTTTGGCGTCACGGAGAACATCGACAATATTGATGCCTCCGTAGACTACCGCCGCACCTGGGAGGCCCACAAGGGCCGGGAGCTGACGGGCAGCGTGAACTACACCTTTCTGAACGCCGATGTGGTCGTGGCCCAGCGTAATACCGAGGGCTCCCCTGATTTGCGTGAGTGGCAGCAAGACCTGGATGTGCGCCTGAACGCCGTGGCCGGCCAACTCGACTACGTGCACCCCTTGGGCGAGAAGGCCCGCGTTGACGCCGGCTTCAAGGGCCAATACCAGCGCAACGGCGGCACCGACGATTTCCTGCGCCAACAGGCCGACGGCCCCGCCTTTGACCGCCTCCCCGACCGTTCCTACGAGTACACCTTCCGGGAGCTGACCCAGGCCGCTTACGCTACCTATCAGCAGGAAATCAACAAGTGGCGCATGCAGGGCGGGCTGCGGGCCGAGTACACCCACACCAGCGGCGAGGTGCTGAACGGCAACGGCCCCTTCCGTTTGCGCTACCTGAACCTGTTCCCCTCGGCCACCGTGGAGCGCACCCTGCCCGGCAAAGACCAACGCGTGAAGCTGAGCTACTCCCGCCGCCTGAACCGGCCCGGTTTCATGCAGCTGCTGGCTTTCCCGCTCTACCAGGACCAGCGCAGCTACCGCATTGGCAACCCCACGCTGCGGCCTGAGTACATCAACGCCTTTGAACTGGGTCACCAAGTGAGCATGGGCCAGGCTTCGCTGACGTCGACCTTGTTCTACCGCCACACCGACAACACCATTCAGCGTTTGGTGCGGGTAGACGAGGAAGCCACCCAGCGCTACGGGGCCGGGGCGGTTATTACGGCCCAGTACGTGCGCAACTTCGGGCAGGCTACTAGCTACGGCGCGGAGGTTTCCCTGAACCAGCCCCTAGCCAAGTGGTGGCGCCTGACGGCCAGTGGCTCCCTGTTCCAAAACACCGTAACGGCGGCCACCGGCAACGAAGCCAACCGCCGCATTGTTTCGGGCACGGCCCGCGTGATGAACTCCTTCACGCCTACCCCCAAGCTGGACATGCAACTTACGGGTAACTACCGCGCCGCCGCCGTAACGGCACAGGGTCGGGTGGCGCCGGTGGGCTCCGTGGATGTGGCCCTGCGCCAGCGCCTGTTCACTGACCGCGCCGCCCTGACCCTGCGCGTATCGGACATTTTCAACACCCAGCGCAACCGCTCCGAGTCGTTCACGGAAAACTTCCGGGCCGAGTACTACAACAAGTGGGAGTCGCGGGTGGGCTACCTGGGTTTCAGCTGGTACCTGGGCTCCAACAAGCCCCCGAAAAAGATTGAAAACCAGCCTCAGGGCGGTGGGGGCGGCTTCGGCGGCTAG
- a CDS encoding TIGR02117 family protein, which produces MSAIAALVLLLLTGTVVPLNRQFRQTPDGVTIFVVSNGFHTDVVLPMREARTGHDWLQTLSQPALTARFARYPYVAFGWGNEGFYLGSMGGKFPGPKAVLGALFPSRTLMHVDFYRAAPDSGARVVPLRISPDQYRTLAAYVQRSFRPDSLNHMQLRQPTGYSPVDFFFRARGRYHALRTCNDWTNRGLRQAGIRAALKAPLAASVLFQARRTKP; this is translated from the coding sequence ATGTCGGCTATTGCTGCCCTTGTGCTCCTGCTGCTGACCGGAACAGTGGTGCCCCTAAACCGCCAGTTTCGGCAGACGCCCGACGGGGTAACCATCTTCGTGGTATCCAACGGCTTTCATACCGATGTGGTGCTGCCCATGCGGGAGGCGCGCACTGGCCACGACTGGCTCCAGACGCTCAGCCAGCCGGCCCTGACGGCGCGCTTCGCCCGCTACCCCTACGTGGCCTTTGGCTGGGGCAACGAAGGCTTTTACCTGGGCTCGATGGGTGGCAAATTTCCGGGGCCGAAAGCCGTCCTAGGGGCGTTGTTCCCGTCCCGGACTCTCATGCACGTTGATTTCTACCGTGCTGCCCCCGACTCCGGGGCGCGGGTAGTGCCCTTGCGCATCTCTCCCGACCAGTACCGCACCCTAGCCGCCTACGTGCAACGCTCCTTCCGCCCCGACAGCCTGAACCACATGCAGTTGCGGCAGCCAACCGGCTACTCGCCCGTGGACTTTTTCTTCCGGGCCCGGGGCCGCTACCACGCCCTGCGCACTTGCAACGACTGGACCAACCGGGGCCTTCGGCAGGCCGGAATCCGGGCAGCGTTAAAGGCGCCGTTAGCCGCCAGCGTACTTTTCCAGGCCCGCCGCACGAAGCCGTAG
- a CDS encoding efflux RND transporter periplasmic adaptor subunit: protein MDRAIPTATLNRRQRRRWLLGLGALVLLTAGLLAFRRVLKPSLERNTVLTARTETGNVEASLTAAGVIIPAHEAVITSPIQSTIRRVLVAVGSKVQPNQTILELDRELTNTALAKLQDEQQQNRNKNSQLQLTLEKALNDLRSQEQVQQVKVRSLQSALRDEQYLLKIGGGTSESVRQAELSLKVAQLELQRLAEQIRNQRAANAADVRELGFTLQIQERSIAELAGKLQQANISSQQPGVLTWVNENLGSTVQAGDALARVADLSRFRVRATISDAYADALHPQDPVVIRVNGTDLRGTITTVSPAVEKGVVTFYAALAQDHHPALRSNLRADVFVVTKALHNVVRVKNGPFYKGGKEQPVFVVKEGKAVRRTVQFGESNFDYVQITGGLSPGEEVIVSDMKDHVDTPELTLND from the coding sequence ATGGACAGAGCTATACCTACTGCAACCCTGAACCGCCGCCAGCGCCGCCGGTGGCTGCTAGGGCTGGGCGCGCTGGTGTTGCTGACAGCGGGGCTGCTGGCCTTCCGCCGCGTGCTCAAGCCCAGCCTGGAGCGCAACACCGTGCTAACGGCCCGCACCGAAACCGGCAACGTGGAAGCCTCCCTTACGGCAGCCGGCGTCATTATTCCGGCTCACGAAGCCGTCATCACCAGTCCCATCCAGAGCACTATCCGCCGGGTGCTGGTAGCCGTGGGCAGCAAGGTGCAGCCGAACCAAACGATTCTGGAGCTGGACCGGGAACTGACCAACACGGCCCTGGCCAAGCTCCAGGATGAGCAGCAGCAGAACCGCAATAAAAACAGCCAGCTCCAGCTCACCCTCGAAAAAGCTCTGAACGACCTTCGCTCCCAGGAGCAGGTGCAGCAGGTGAAAGTTCGCAGCCTGCAGTCGGCCCTGCGCGACGAGCAGTACCTGCTCAAAATTGGTGGCGGCACCTCCGAGAGCGTGCGCCAGGCTGAGCTAAGCCTAAAAGTGGCCCAACTGGAGCTGCAGCGCCTGGCCGAGCAAATTCGGAACCAGCGCGCCGCCAATGCCGCTGATGTGCGGGAGCTGGGCTTCACCCTACAAATTCAGGAACGCAGCATTGCCGAGCTGGCCGGCAAGCTGCAGCAGGCCAACATTAGCAGCCAGCAGCCGGGCGTGCTGACCTGGGTAAACGAGAACCTAGGTAGCACCGTGCAGGCCGGCGACGCCCTGGCCCGAGTGGCCGACCTGAGCCGCTTCCGGGTGCGAGCCACCATTTCCGATGCCTACGCCGACGCCCTGCACCCGCAGGACCCAGTCGTGATTCGCGTGAACGGCACCGATTTGCGCGGCACCATCACTACCGTAAGCCCGGCCGTGGAGAAGGGGGTAGTCACCTTCTACGCCGCTCTGGCCCAGGACCATCACCCGGCCCTGCGCTCCAATCTGCGGGCCGATGTGTTTGTAGTTACCAAGGCCCTGCACAACGTGGTGCGCGTGAAAAACGGCCCGTTTTACAAGGGCGGTAAAGAGCAGCCGGTGTTCGTGGTGAAGGAAGGGAAGGCGGTGCGTCGTACCGTGCAGTTCGGGGAAAGCAACTTCGACTACGTGCAGATAACCGGCGGCCTCAGCCCGGGCGAGGAAGTCATCGTGTCCGATATGAAGGACCACGTGGATACGCCCGAACTCACCCTCAACGATTAG
- a CDS encoding TolC family protein, protein MQQLITQRQGAPGRLGSLLVLLAVPALAQSQPSTLSLNQVIELALSQSAAAKQTQTTRDKSYWEWRTYQANYKPQLGLQGTLPGFSRVITPVVQPDGTTDFRAVRINNSNLALSVSQNIGLTGGQIFVASEVQRFDDFNGGLKRYNNQPVAIGLTQPLGMFNGLKWARRIEPLRYQESQRQYLEEREGIAQRITELYFDVLQEQVNAEVASQNVQANEELLRIGKELYQLGRLSQSDLLRLELNLLNARQAMAQGRLDAQNAAVNLQSYTGLRADALRLVVPAAAPRLVVPAEQALSQARENRSQVLAFRRRLLLAEREVALARGTTGFQATLAANLGYVNQAGNLWDTYAALQNQQQVRLTFALPLVDWGKQKSIVKTAELTRRQVQTDVAQEEASFEQSVQVQATQLATLSEQLDLAARADSLAQRRYDIAQATYKVGRISLTDLTIASAEKDQARRTYILALRAAWVAHYRLRALTLYDFERQLPLTAQ, encoded by the coding sequence GTGCAACAGTTAATCACTCAACGACAAGGCGCACCTGGGCGCCTCGGCAGCCTGCTAGTGCTGCTGGCTGTTCCCGCGCTGGCGCAGAGCCAGCCTTCTACTTTATCGCTGAATCAGGTTATTGAGCTGGCCCTAAGTCAGTCGGCCGCCGCCAAGCAAACCCAAACTACTCGCGACAAAAGCTACTGGGAGTGGCGCACCTACCAGGCCAACTACAAGCCTCAGCTAGGGCTGCAAGGCACCTTGCCGGGCTTCAGCCGCGTGATTACGCCCGTGGTGCAGCCCGATGGCACCACCGACTTCCGGGCCGTGCGTATCAACAACTCCAACCTCGCCTTGTCGGTAAGCCAGAACATTGGCCTGACGGGTGGGCAGATTTTCGTGGCCTCCGAGGTGCAGCGCTTCGACGACTTCAACGGGGGCCTGAAGCGCTACAACAACCAGCCCGTAGCCATTGGCCTAACCCAGCCGCTCGGCATGTTCAACGGGCTGAAGTGGGCCCGGCGCATTGAGCCACTGCGCTACCAGGAAAGCCAGCGCCAGTACCTAGAGGAGCGTGAGGGCATTGCCCAGCGCATCACGGAGCTGTATTTTGACGTGTTGCAGGAGCAAGTTAACGCCGAGGTAGCCAGCCAGAACGTGCAGGCCAACGAGGAGCTGTTGCGCATTGGCAAGGAGCTATACCAGCTCGGCCGCCTTTCCCAGAGCGACCTGTTGCGCCTGGAGCTAAACCTGCTGAATGCCCGCCAGGCCATGGCCCAGGGCCGACTAGACGCCCAGAATGCGGCCGTGAATCTGCAGAGCTACACGGGTCTGCGGGCCGATGCTCTGCGCCTGGTGGTGCCGGCCGCCGCGCCGCGGCTGGTAGTACCTGCCGAGCAAGCCCTGAGCCAAGCGCGCGAAAACCGCAGCCAGGTGCTGGCCTTTCGGCGGCGCTTGTTGCTGGCCGAGCGGGAGGTAGCGCTGGCCCGGGGCACCACGGGGTTTCAGGCCACGCTGGCGGCGAATTTGGGCTACGTCAATCAGGCTGGCAATCTGTGGGATACCTACGCCGCCTTGCAAAACCAGCAGCAGGTACGCCTCACGTTTGCCCTTCCGCTGGTAGATTGGGGCAAGCAGAAATCCATCGTGAAAACGGCGGAGCTAACCCGCCGCCAGGTGCAAACCGATGTGGCGCAGGAGGAAGCCTCCTTCGAGCAGAGCGTGCAGGTGCAGGCCACCCAGCTTGCTACCCTCAGCGAGCAGCTGGACCTGGCCGCCCGCGCCGATTCTCTGGCCCAGCGCCGCTACGACATTGCCCAGGCCACTTACAAAGTCGGCCGCATCAGCCTCACCGACCTTACCATTGCTTCCGCCGAAAAGGACCAGGCCCGCCGCACCTACATTCTGGCCCTGCGCGCGGCCTGGGTGGCTCACTACCGCCTCCGGGCCCTCACCCTTTACGACTTCGAGCGGCAGCTGCCCCTCACGGCTCAGTAA